Proteins encoded within one genomic window of Meriones unguiculatus strain TT.TT164.6M chromosome 20, Bangor_MerUng_6.1, whole genome shotgun sequence:
- the Frmd1 gene encoding FERM domain-containing protein 1 isoform X2 — protein MSSELRDILVLLPTWEQLRLSVEATATGQELFQQVCDMAHIRDTHVFCLSVIRNNEYVFMDLRQKLSKYFSKDWKTEMHKRDKRPGAPFIVFFRVQFYVENGRAISDKTARRLYYCHLKEQVLRSKCMHREETYFLLAACGLQADLGNHQESVHVGRYFEPHAYFPQWIINKRGADYILRHVPAMHREQQGLSPKEAVLRFIRDACRLEDVPVHFFRLHKDKKEDHPTVLLGLTLKGVHIYQETDHAPQLLWNLPWSHISKVTFLGKKLEIQPEGLLATRKLLFHTGYAWRSRYLLQLLRTTHRAHLSLRPVLQCLQQLEEAEEKKRYRESYIHDPLDLDLDPCRRGSPSNEDNRSSSQHPLHHLSHHSKSQGSCHTAGIKPSSQHGECEMSVDEPTVTERLCGRTSSSSSWGSCSSQGIWTNSRVQTCSWPHLRQSYEEGYLVPTAELWQERAQGRKSHNTPQGPLQKYGSC, from the exons ATGAGCTCAGAGCTCAGGGACATCCTAGTCCTGCTGCCCACCTGGGAACAGCTGCGGCTGTCGGTGGAG GCCACAGCCACAGGACAAGAGCTCTTCCAGCAAGTGTGTGATATGGCACACATCCGAGACACCCATGTTTTTTGCCTCAGCGTGATCAGAA ACAATGAGTATGTGTTCATGGATCTGAGGCAAAAGCTCAGCAAATACTTCTCGAAGGACTGGAAGACAGAAATGCACAAA AGAGATAAAAGACCCGGGGCCCCCTTTATCGTCTTCTTCAGAGTGCAGTTCTACGTGGAAAACGGGAGGGCAATAAG TGACAAGACGGCCCGGCGCCTGTACTACTGCCACCTGAAGGAGCAGGTCCTGAGGTCCAAGTGCATGCACAGAGAGGAGACCTACTTCCTGCTGGCCGCCTGTGGGCTACAGGCTGACCTGGGCAACCACCAGGAGTCGGTTCATGTGGGCAGGTACTTCGAGCCACACGCCTACTTCCCACAGTGG ATTATCAACAAGAGAGGAGCTGACTACATCCTCAGGCATGTGCCCGCCATGCACCGTGAACAGCAGGGCCTGAGTCCTAAGGAGGCTGTGCTACGCTTCATCAGAGATGCCTGCCGACTCGAGGATGTCCCTGTCCACTTCTTCAGGCTGCACAAG gacaagaaggaagaccaCCCTACTGTtctcctgggactcactctgaaAGGAGTGCACATCTATCAG GAGACCGACCACGCTCCACAGCTGCTCTGGAACCTCCCCTGGTCACATATTTCGAAGGTGACATTTCTG GGGAAGAAGCTTGAAATCCAGCCAGAAGGGCTGTTGGCAACACGGAAGCTGCTGTTCCACACGGGCTATGCCTGGCGCTCCCGTTACCTGCTGCAGCTGCTTCGCACCACGCACCGGGCCCACCTCAGCTTGCGGCCTGTCCTGCAGTGTCTACAGCAGCTGGAGGAGGCGGAAG AGAAGAAGCGCTACCGGGAATCCTATATTCATGACCCactggacctggacctggacccATGTAGGAGGGGCTCCCCAAGCAATGAAGACAATAGGAGCAGTAGCCAGCATCCCCTCCACCACCTCTCACACCACTCCAAAAGCCAGGGCAGCTGCCACACGGCAGGCATCAAGCCTAGCTCCCAGCACGGAGAGTGTGAGATGTCTGTTGATGAGCCCACAGTGACTGAGAGGCTTTGCGGAAGGACGTCATCCAGTAGTTCCTGGGGCAGCTGCAGTAGCCAGGGCATATGGACCAACAGCAGAG TTCAGACATGCAGCTGGCCTCATCTCAGACAGTCCTATGAGGAGGGCTATTTGGTTCCTACGGCAGAGTTATGGCAGGAAAGAGCCCAGGGCAGGAAGAGCCACAACA CTCCCCAGGGCCCTTTGCAGAAGTATGGGTCATGCTAA
- the Frmd1 gene encoding FERM domain-containing protein 1 isoform X1: MSSELRDILVLLPTWEQLRLSVEATATGQELFQQVCDMAHIRDTHVFCLSVIRNNEYVFMDLRQKLSKYFSKDWKTEMHKRDKRPGAPFIVFFRVQFYVENGRAISDKTARRLYYCHLKEQVLRSKCMHREETYFLLAACGLQADLGNHQESVHVGRYFEPHAYFPQWIINKRGADYILRHVPAMHREQQGLSPKEAVLRFIRDACRLEDVPVHFFRLHKDKKEDHPTVLLGLTLKGVHIYQETDHAPQLLWNLPWSHISKVTFLGKKLEIQPEGLLATRKLLFHTGYAWRSRYLLQLLRTTHRAHLSLRPVLQCLQQLEEAEEKKRYRESYIHDPLDLDLDPCRRGSPSNEDNRSSSQHPLHHLSHHSKSQGSCHTAGIKPSSQHGECEMSVDEPTVTERLCGRTSSSSSWGSCSSQGIWTNSRVQTCSWPHLRQSYEEGYLVPTAELWQERAQGRKSHNTAPQGPLQKYGSC; encoded by the exons ATGAGCTCAGAGCTCAGGGACATCCTAGTCCTGCTGCCCACCTGGGAACAGCTGCGGCTGTCGGTGGAG GCCACAGCCACAGGACAAGAGCTCTTCCAGCAAGTGTGTGATATGGCACACATCCGAGACACCCATGTTTTTTGCCTCAGCGTGATCAGAA ACAATGAGTATGTGTTCATGGATCTGAGGCAAAAGCTCAGCAAATACTTCTCGAAGGACTGGAAGACAGAAATGCACAAA AGAGATAAAAGACCCGGGGCCCCCTTTATCGTCTTCTTCAGAGTGCAGTTCTACGTGGAAAACGGGAGGGCAATAAG TGACAAGACGGCCCGGCGCCTGTACTACTGCCACCTGAAGGAGCAGGTCCTGAGGTCCAAGTGCATGCACAGAGAGGAGACCTACTTCCTGCTGGCCGCCTGTGGGCTACAGGCTGACCTGGGCAACCACCAGGAGTCGGTTCATGTGGGCAGGTACTTCGAGCCACACGCCTACTTCCCACAGTGG ATTATCAACAAGAGAGGAGCTGACTACATCCTCAGGCATGTGCCCGCCATGCACCGTGAACAGCAGGGCCTGAGTCCTAAGGAGGCTGTGCTACGCTTCATCAGAGATGCCTGCCGACTCGAGGATGTCCCTGTCCACTTCTTCAGGCTGCACAAG gacaagaaggaagaccaCCCTACTGTtctcctgggactcactctgaaAGGAGTGCACATCTATCAG GAGACCGACCACGCTCCACAGCTGCTCTGGAACCTCCCCTGGTCACATATTTCGAAGGTGACATTTCTG GGGAAGAAGCTTGAAATCCAGCCAGAAGGGCTGTTGGCAACACGGAAGCTGCTGTTCCACACGGGCTATGCCTGGCGCTCCCGTTACCTGCTGCAGCTGCTTCGCACCACGCACCGGGCCCACCTCAGCTTGCGGCCTGTCCTGCAGTGTCTACAGCAGCTGGAGGAGGCGGAAG AGAAGAAGCGCTACCGGGAATCCTATATTCATGACCCactggacctggacctggacccATGTAGGAGGGGCTCCCCAAGCAATGAAGACAATAGGAGCAGTAGCCAGCATCCCCTCCACCACCTCTCACACCACTCCAAAAGCCAGGGCAGCTGCCACACGGCAGGCATCAAGCCTAGCTCCCAGCACGGAGAGTGTGAGATGTCTGTTGATGAGCCCACAGTGACTGAGAGGCTTTGCGGAAGGACGTCATCCAGTAGTTCCTGGGGCAGCTGCAGTAGCCAGGGCATATGGACCAACAGCAGAG TTCAGACATGCAGCTGGCCTCATCTCAGACAGTCCTATGAGGAGGGCTATTTGGTTCCTACGGCAGAGTTATGGCAGGAAAGAGCCCAGGGCAGGAAGAGCCACAACA CAGCTCCCCAGGGCCCTTTGCAGAAGTATGGGTCATGCTAA